AGAAGCAGGTTTCGAAATGCAGCCGGTCGAACTCGTCCAGGCAGCCCCAGTAGCGCCCGTAAAGGCTGTCGCCGCCTAGCAGGCTCAAGGCCATGGCCACGTCCCGCCCGTTCTGCCGGGCGATCACCACGCGGATCGCCTCAGGCATGCGTTCGGCGACCAGGCTGAAGAACGCCCGGGTCAGGTAAGGCACGCGACGGCGCACGGCATAGGTGTTGGCATAGCAGAGGTAGACGAAATCCCACTGCGCCTCGCTCAGCTCATCACCCTTGTACCAGGCGAATTCGATCCCCTGCCCCGCCACTTGCTCGCGCTCCTTGCGCATCTGCTTGCGCTTGCGCGAGCTGAGCGTGTCGAGGAAGTCCTGGAAATCCCGGTAGCCACGGTTGCGCCAGTGAAACTGGCAGCCCAGGCGCTCCATCCAGCCCGGCAGGCTGGCGATGCTGTCGTCCAGGGCCGCGTCCGTGAAGTTGATGTGTGCACCGGACAACCCGCCCTGCTCCAGATACTCCGGGATCGCCTGCAACAACAGCAGGCCATCGGCAGGGTCGCCCGCCAGCAGCCGTGGCCCGCTCACCGGGCTGAACGGCACGGCCCCCAGCAGCTTGGGGTAGTAGGCGATGCCCGCGCGCTCGCAGGCATCGGCCCAACCCTGGTCGAACACGTATTCACCGAAGGAGTGCCACTTGCGGTAGGCCGGCAGCAGCGCACGCACCTCGCCATCGCGCTCCAGCACCAGGTGCTCGGCGGCCCAACCGGTGTCGGGCACCACGCTGGCGCTGTCCTCCATGGCCGTGAGGAAGGCATGGCGCAGGAACGGCTGGCCATCCGGCACCAGCGCGTCCCAGGTGGTCGCCGGCAGGTCGCGC
This genomic stretch from Pseudomonas entomophila harbors:
- a CDS encoding GNAT family N-acetyltransferase, which encodes MTSLHSLAHLRDLPATTWDALVPDGQPFLRHAFLTAMEDSASVVPDTGWAAEHLVLERDGEVRALLPAYRKWHSFGEYVFDQGWADACERAGIAYYPKLLGAVPFSPVSGPRLLAGDPADGLLLLQAIPEYLEQGGLSGAHINFTDAALDDSIASLPGWMERLGCQFHWRNRGYRDFQDFLDTLSSRKRKQMRKEREQVAGQGIEFAWYKGDELSEAQWDFVYLCYANTYAVRRRVPYLTRAFFSLVAERMPEAIRVVIARQNGRDVAMALSLLGGDSLYGRYWGCLDEFDRLHFETCFYQGMDFAIAEGLQRFDAGAQGEHKLIRGFEPVITRSWHYLRHPGLRRAVEDFLGQERVGVRAYAEEARGMLPYRRD